A region of Xylocopa sonorina isolate GNS202 chromosome 13, iyXylSono1_principal, whole genome shotgun sequence DNA encodes the following proteins:
- the LOC143430230 gene encoding follicle cell protein 3C-1-like, producing MYPTLLLSVLYFASVLADNQTKPKALNSTTQIPTNESPVGCACGIFLSGQFKKGSKESPRGNPALVHNLSGAFPCTPVGNKLCINKCLNAIIKYLPNSSKILCSSIEYDCYKEKAYLFIKNCKNEWINTNLSGGREYCCKDGASYKCPAY from the exons ATGTATCCAACATTATTACTATCAGTCCTTTACTTTGCATCCGTACTGGCGGACAATCAAACAAAACCAAAAGCATTAAATAGTACTACTCAAATTCCGACAAATGAATCCCCAGTTGGCTGTGCTTGTGGCATTTTTCTGAGTGGCCAGTTTAAAAAAGGTAGTAAAGAATCACCTAGAGGAAATCCTGCTCTTGTTCACAATTTATCTGGAGCATTTCCATGTACTCCAGTTGGAAATAAACTATGTATAAATAAGTGTCTGAATGCT attaTTAAATATCTACCAAACAGTTCTAAAATACTATGTAGTTCAATAGAATATGACTGTTATAAAGAGAAG GCTTACTTATTTATTAAAAACTGCAAGAATGAATGGATTAACACAAATCTTTCTGGTGGAAGAGAATACTGTTGTAAAGATGGTGCATCATACAAATGTCCAGcttattaa
- the Stt3b gene encoding catalytic subunit 3B of the oligosaccharyltransferase complex isoform X3, with translation MLPNRTSTTNTRKDMFPDKKSTSKQMKTSTLTNAVGFSSLITFTVLLLAWISGFASRLFAVIRFESIIHEFDPWFNYRATAYMVQHGFYNFLNWFDERAWYPLGRIVGGTVYPGLMITSGSIHYILHSLNIPVHIRDICVFLAPIFSGLTAISTYLLTKEIWSAGAGLFAACFIAIVPGYISRSVAGSYDNEGIAIFALQITYYLWVKSVKTGSIFWASMTALSYFYMVSAWGGYVFIINLIPLHVFALLVMNRFSNRLFTSYTTFYILGLLLSMQIPFVGFQPIRTSEHMAAGGVFGLLIFVATLRYLRTVLTKSEMKYFGGVVAVTAGILLFVLICLTYAGVVAPWSGRFYSLWDTGYAKVHIPIIASVSEHQPTTWFSFFFDLHILVTTFPVGLWYCIKHINDERVFVILYAISAVYFAGVMVRLMLTLTPVVCMLAGVAFSDLLKLFFKEEDNERNDRSSNGSEEESEEERERSPGRALYDKAGKLRRMKHERPRGNGDGLGVNLRNGVVIGAFMLMMMFTLHCTWITSNAYSSPSIVLASYSNDGGRAILDDFREAYYWLAQNTPIDARIMSWWDYGYQIAGMANRTTLVDNNTWNNSHIALVGKAMSSNESAAYEIMTSLDVDYVLVIFGGMIGYSGDDVNKFLWMVRIAEGEHPQDIRESDYFSEKGEFRVDSEGSPTLLNSLMYKLCYYRFGEVKIDYRSPYGYDRTRNAEIGSKNFQLTYLEEAYTTEHWLVRIYRVKKPNEFNRPSIPISKRVVARNANSYISKKLWGVGY, from the exons ATGTTGCCAAATAGAACATCCACGACAAATACCAGAAAAGATATGTTCCCCGATAAGAAATCGACGTCTAAGCAAATGAAAACTTCTACATTAACAAACGCTGTTGGCTTCAGTTCTCTAATTACGTTTACTGTTTTGCTACTCGCTTGGATTTCAGGATTTGCTTCTCGATTATTTGCAGTAATACGTTTCGAAAGTATCATACATGAATTCGATCCTTG GTTTAATTACAGAGCCACTGCTTATATGGTGCAACATGGATTCTACAACTTTTTAAATTGGTTCGATGAAAGAGCATGGTATCCCTTGGGTCGTATTGTAGGAGGAACTGTTTATCCTGGATTAATGATAACATCAGGATCCATACATTATATATTACATTCATTAAACATCCCAGTGCATATTAGAGATATTTGTGTATTCTTAGCTCCGATATTTAGTGGCCTTACAGCCATTTCAACGTACTTATTAACAAAAGAAATATGGAGCGCAGGAGCTGGTCTGTTTGCAGCTTGCTTTATAGCAATAGTACCTGGTTACATTTCAAGATCTGTAGCAGGAAGTTATGACAATGAAGGCATTGCGATCTTTGCACTACAAATTACATATTACCTTTGGGTTAAGTCAGTTAAAACTGGTTCTATTTTCTGGGCTTCTATGACTGCTCTATCCTACTTTTATATGGTATCAGCATGGGGTGGTTATGTTTTTATTATTAACTTAATTCCACTCCATGTTTTTGCATTGTTAGTCATGAATCGATTCAGCAATCGTCTTTTCACAAGTTACACTACATTCTACATTTTGGGTCTTTTATTGAGCATGCAAATACCATTTGTTGGTTTTCAACCAATAAGAACATCAGAACACATGGCAGCTGGAGGTGTATTCGGTCTTTTAATTTTTGTAGCGACTCTCAG ATATTTAAGGACTGTACTTACAAAATCTGAAATGAAATACTTTGGTGGAGTGGTTGCAGTGACAGCTGGTATTCTCTTGTTCGTTTTAATTTGTTTAACCTATGCTGGTGTTGTTGCACCTTGGAGTGGAAGATTTTATTCACTTTGGGACACTGGTTATGCAAAGGTACACATTCCAATAATAGCATCTGTGTCTGAACATCAACCCACAACTTGGTTCAGCTTCTTCTTCGATTTACACATTCTTGTAACAACATTTCCTGTGGGTCTTTGGTACTGCATTAAACATATTAACGATGAACGCGTTTTCG TTATATTGTATGCTATAAGTGCTGTTTATTTCGCCGGAGTAATGGTGAGACTTATGCTCACATTAACTCCAGTCGTTTGTATGCTTGCTGGTGTAGCATTTAGCGATCTTCTTAAATTATTCTTTAAAGAAGAAGACAATGAAAGGAACGATCGAAGCAGTAATGGAAGTGAGGAAGAGAgtgaagaagagagagaaaggagtcCTGGTAGGGCACTCTATGATAAAGCTGGTAAACTTCGTAGAATGAAACATGAAAGACCCAGAGGCAATGGTGATGGATTAGGAGTTAATCTTCGAAATGGTGTTGTCATTGGCGCGTTTATGTTAATGATGATGTTTACACTACATTGTACTTGGATTACAAGCAATGCGTATTCTAGCCCTTCAATTGTTTTGGCATCGTACAGCAATGATGGTGGTAGAGCCATCCTTGATGATTTCAGAGAAGCTTACTATTGGCTAGCACAAAACACACCCATTGATGCTAGAATTATGAGTTGGTGGGATTATGGTTATCAAATTGCTGGAATGGCTAATAG AACTACACTTGTGGACAATAATACTTGGAATAATTCGCATATAGCTCTGGTTGGAAAAGCAATGAGCTCAAATGAAAGTGCTGCTTATGAAATCATGACATCATTAGATGTAGACTATGTATTAGTTATTTTTGGTGGAATGATTGGATATTCAGGAGATGATGTTAATAAGTTCCTTTGGATGGTGCGAATTGCTGAAGGTGAACATCCGCAAGATATTCGCGAGAGTGATTATTTTAGTGAAAAGGGAGAATTTCGTGTGGATTCAGAAGGTTCGCCTACTCTCCTAAATTCACTGATGTATAAATTGTGCTATTATCGATTTGGAGAAGTTAAGATTGATTATCGATCGCCGTATGGTTATGATCGTACGCGTAACGCTGAAATAGGAAGTAAAAATTTCCAATTAACATATTTGGAAGAAGCCTACACAACCGAGCATTGGCTTGTTAGAATTTACAg GGTGAAGAaaccaaatgaatttaatagaCCGAGCATTCCAATATCTAAACGAGTTGTTGCACGTAATGCTAATTCATATATCAGTAAAAAG TTGTGGGGGGTTGGATATTAA
- the Stt3b gene encoding catalytic subunit 3B of the oligosaccharyltransferase complex isoform X2, with product MLPNRTSTTNTRKDMFPDKKSTSKQMKTSTLTNAVGFSSLITFTVLLLAWISGFASRLFAVIRFESIIHEFDPWFNYRATAYMVQHGFYNFLNWFDERAWYPLGRIVGGTVYPGLMITSGSIHYILHSLNIPVHIRDICVFLAPIFSGLTAISTYLLTKEIWSAGAGLFAACFIAIVPGYISRSVAGSYDNEGIAIFALQITYYLWVKSVKTGSIFWASMTALSYFYMVSAWGGYVFIINLIPLHVFALLVMNRFSNRLFTSYTTFYILGLLLSMQIPFVGFQPIRTSEHMAAGGVFGLLIFVATLRYLRTVLTKSEMKYFGGVVAVTAGILLFVLICLTYAGVVAPWSGRFYSLWDTGYAKVHIPIIASVSEHQPTTWFSFFFDLHILVTTFPVGLWYCIKHINDERVFVILYAISAVYFAGVMVRLMLTLTPVVCMLAGVAFSDLLKLFFKEEDNERNDRSSNGSEEESEEERERSPGRALYDKAGKLRRMKHERPRGNGDGLGVNLRNGVVIGAFMLMMMFTLHCTWITSNAYSSPSIVLASYSNDGGRAILDDFREAYYWLAQNTPIDARIMSWWDYGYQIAGMANRTTLVDNNTWNNSHIALVGKAMSSNESAAYEIMTSLDVDYVLVIFGGMIGYSGDDVNKFLWMVRIAEGEHPQDIRESDYFSEKGEFRVDSEGSPTLLNSLMYKLCYYRFGEVKIDYRSPYGYDRTRNAEIGSKNFQLTYLEEAYTTEHWLVRIYRVKKPNEFNRPSIPISKRVVARNANSYISKKLKLWGVGY from the exons ATGTTGCCAAATAGAACATCCACGACAAATACCAGAAAAGATATGTTCCCCGATAAGAAATCGACGTCTAAGCAAATGAAAACTTCTACATTAACAAACGCTGTTGGCTTCAGTTCTCTAATTACGTTTACTGTTTTGCTACTCGCTTGGATTTCAGGATTTGCTTCTCGATTATTTGCAGTAATACGTTTCGAAAGTATCATACATGAATTCGATCCTTG GTTTAATTACAGAGCCACTGCTTATATGGTGCAACATGGATTCTACAACTTTTTAAATTGGTTCGATGAAAGAGCATGGTATCCCTTGGGTCGTATTGTAGGAGGAACTGTTTATCCTGGATTAATGATAACATCAGGATCCATACATTATATATTACATTCATTAAACATCCCAGTGCATATTAGAGATATTTGTGTATTCTTAGCTCCGATATTTAGTGGCCTTACAGCCATTTCAACGTACTTATTAACAAAAGAAATATGGAGCGCAGGAGCTGGTCTGTTTGCAGCTTGCTTTATAGCAATAGTACCTGGTTACATTTCAAGATCTGTAGCAGGAAGTTATGACAATGAAGGCATTGCGATCTTTGCACTACAAATTACATATTACCTTTGGGTTAAGTCAGTTAAAACTGGTTCTATTTTCTGGGCTTCTATGACTGCTCTATCCTACTTTTATATGGTATCAGCATGGGGTGGTTATGTTTTTATTATTAACTTAATTCCACTCCATGTTTTTGCATTGTTAGTCATGAATCGATTCAGCAATCGTCTTTTCACAAGTTACACTACATTCTACATTTTGGGTCTTTTATTGAGCATGCAAATACCATTTGTTGGTTTTCAACCAATAAGAACATCAGAACACATGGCAGCTGGAGGTGTATTCGGTCTTTTAATTTTTGTAGCGACTCTCAG ATATTTAAGGACTGTACTTACAAAATCTGAAATGAAATACTTTGGTGGAGTGGTTGCAGTGACAGCTGGTATTCTCTTGTTCGTTTTAATTTGTTTAACCTATGCTGGTGTTGTTGCACCTTGGAGTGGAAGATTTTATTCACTTTGGGACACTGGTTATGCAAAGGTACACATTCCAATAATAGCATCTGTGTCTGAACATCAACCCACAACTTGGTTCAGCTTCTTCTTCGATTTACACATTCTTGTAACAACATTTCCTGTGGGTCTTTGGTACTGCATTAAACATATTAACGATGAACGCGTTTTCG TTATATTGTATGCTATAAGTGCTGTTTATTTCGCCGGAGTAATGGTGAGACTTATGCTCACATTAACTCCAGTCGTTTGTATGCTTGCTGGTGTAGCATTTAGCGATCTTCTTAAATTATTCTTTAAAGAAGAAGACAATGAAAGGAACGATCGAAGCAGTAATGGAAGTGAGGAAGAGAgtgaagaagagagagaaaggagtcCTGGTAGGGCACTCTATGATAAAGCTGGTAAACTTCGTAGAATGAAACATGAAAGACCCAGAGGCAATGGTGATGGATTAGGAGTTAATCTTCGAAATGGTGTTGTCATTGGCGCGTTTATGTTAATGATGATGTTTACACTACATTGTACTTGGATTACAAGCAATGCGTATTCTAGCCCTTCAATTGTTTTGGCATCGTACAGCAATGATGGTGGTAGAGCCATCCTTGATGATTTCAGAGAAGCTTACTATTGGCTAGCACAAAACACACCCATTGATGCTAGAATTATGAGTTGGTGGGATTATGGTTATCAAATTGCTGGAATGGCTAATAG AACTACACTTGTGGACAATAATACTTGGAATAATTCGCATATAGCTCTGGTTGGAAAAGCAATGAGCTCAAATGAAAGTGCTGCTTATGAAATCATGACATCATTAGATGTAGACTATGTATTAGTTATTTTTGGTGGAATGATTGGATATTCAGGAGATGATGTTAATAAGTTCCTTTGGATGGTGCGAATTGCTGAAGGTGAACATCCGCAAGATATTCGCGAGAGTGATTATTTTAGTGAAAAGGGAGAATTTCGTGTGGATTCAGAAGGTTCGCCTACTCTCCTAAATTCACTGATGTATAAATTGTGCTATTATCGATTTGGAGAAGTTAAGATTGATTATCGATCGCCGTATGGTTATGATCGTACGCGTAACGCTGAAATAGGAAGTAAAAATTTCCAATTAACATATTTGGAAGAAGCCTACACAACCGAGCATTGGCTTGTTAGAATTTACAg GGTGAAGAaaccaaatgaatttaatagaCCGAGCATTCCAATATCTAAACGAGTTGTTGCACGTAATGCTAATTCATATATCAGTAAAAAG TTGAAGTTGTGGGGGGTTGGATATTAA
- the Stt3b gene encoding catalytic subunit 3B of the oligosaccharyltransferase complex isoform X1 has translation MLPNRTSTTNTRKDMFPDKKSTSKQMKTSTLTNAVGFSSLITFTVLLLAWISGFASRLFAVIRFESIIHEFDPWFNYRATAYMVQHGFYNFLNWFDERAWYPLGRIVGGTVYPGLMITSGSIHYILHSLNIPVHIRDICVFLAPIFSGLTAISTYLLTKEIWSAGAGLFAACFIAIVPGYISRSVAGSYDNEGIAIFALQITYYLWVKSVKTGSIFWASMTALSYFYMVSAWGGYVFIINLIPLHVFALLVMNRFSNRLFTSYTTFYILGLLLSMQIPFVGFQPIRTSEHMAAGGVFGLLIFVATLRYLRTVLTKSEMKYFGGVVAVTAGILLFVLICLTYAGVVAPWSGRFYSLWDTGYAKVHIPIIASVSEHQPTTWFSFFFDLHILVTTFPVGLWYCIKHINDERVFVILYAISAVYFAGVMVRLMLTLTPVVCMLAGVAFSDLLKLFFKEEDNERNDRSSNGSEEESEEERERSPGRALYDKAGKLRRMKHERPRGNGDGLGVNLRNGVVIGAFMLMMMFTLHCTWITSNAYSSPSIVLASYSNDGGRAILDDFREAYYWLAQNTPIDARIMSWWDYGYQIAGMANRTTLVDNNTWNNSHIALVGKAMSSNESAAYEIMTSLDVDYVLVIFGGMIGYSGDDVNKFLWMVRIAEGEHPQDIRESDYFSEKGEFRVDSEGSPTLLNSLMYKLCYYRFGEVKIDYRSPYGYDRTRNAEIGSKNFQLTYLEEAYTTEHWLVRIYRVKKPNEFNRPSIPISKRVVARNANSYISKKTPRRKKGYIKGRPTVIKGQKPQRRTT, from the exons ATGTTGCCAAATAGAACATCCACGACAAATACCAGAAAAGATATGTTCCCCGATAAGAAATCGACGTCTAAGCAAATGAAAACTTCTACATTAACAAACGCTGTTGGCTTCAGTTCTCTAATTACGTTTACTGTTTTGCTACTCGCTTGGATTTCAGGATTTGCTTCTCGATTATTTGCAGTAATACGTTTCGAAAGTATCATACATGAATTCGATCCTTG GTTTAATTACAGAGCCACTGCTTATATGGTGCAACATGGATTCTACAACTTTTTAAATTGGTTCGATGAAAGAGCATGGTATCCCTTGGGTCGTATTGTAGGAGGAACTGTTTATCCTGGATTAATGATAACATCAGGATCCATACATTATATATTACATTCATTAAACATCCCAGTGCATATTAGAGATATTTGTGTATTCTTAGCTCCGATATTTAGTGGCCTTACAGCCATTTCAACGTACTTATTAACAAAAGAAATATGGAGCGCAGGAGCTGGTCTGTTTGCAGCTTGCTTTATAGCAATAGTACCTGGTTACATTTCAAGATCTGTAGCAGGAAGTTATGACAATGAAGGCATTGCGATCTTTGCACTACAAATTACATATTACCTTTGGGTTAAGTCAGTTAAAACTGGTTCTATTTTCTGGGCTTCTATGACTGCTCTATCCTACTTTTATATGGTATCAGCATGGGGTGGTTATGTTTTTATTATTAACTTAATTCCACTCCATGTTTTTGCATTGTTAGTCATGAATCGATTCAGCAATCGTCTTTTCACAAGTTACACTACATTCTACATTTTGGGTCTTTTATTGAGCATGCAAATACCATTTGTTGGTTTTCAACCAATAAGAACATCAGAACACATGGCAGCTGGAGGTGTATTCGGTCTTTTAATTTTTGTAGCGACTCTCAG ATATTTAAGGACTGTACTTACAAAATCTGAAATGAAATACTTTGGTGGAGTGGTTGCAGTGACAGCTGGTATTCTCTTGTTCGTTTTAATTTGTTTAACCTATGCTGGTGTTGTTGCACCTTGGAGTGGAAGATTTTATTCACTTTGGGACACTGGTTATGCAAAGGTACACATTCCAATAATAGCATCTGTGTCTGAACATCAACCCACAACTTGGTTCAGCTTCTTCTTCGATTTACACATTCTTGTAACAACATTTCCTGTGGGTCTTTGGTACTGCATTAAACATATTAACGATGAACGCGTTTTCG TTATATTGTATGCTATAAGTGCTGTTTATTTCGCCGGAGTAATGGTGAGACTTATGCTCACATTAACTCCAGTCGTTTGTATGCTTGCTGGTGTAGCATTTAGCGATCTTCTTAAATTATTCTTTAAAGAAGAAGACAATGAAAGGAACGATCGAAGCAGTAATGGAAGTGAGGAAGAGAgtgaagaagagagagaaaggagtcCTGGTAGGGCACTCTATGATAAAGCTGGTAAACTTCGTAGAATGAAACATGAAAGACCCAGAGGCAATGGTGATGGATTAGGAGTTAATCTTCGAAATGGTGTTGTCATTGGCGCGTTTATGTTAATGATGATGTTTACACTACATTGTACTTGGATTACAAGCAATGCGTATTCTAGCCCTTCAATTGTTTTGGCATCGTACAGCAATGATGGTGGTAGAGCCATCCTTGATGATTTCAGAGAAGCTTACTATTGGCTAGCACAAAACACACCCATTGATGCTAGAATTATGAGTTGGTGGGATTATGGTTATCAAATTGCTGGAATGGCTAATAG AACTACACTTGTGGACAATAATACTTGGAATAATTCGCATATAGCTCTGGTTGGAAAAGCAATGAGCTCAAATGAAAGTGCTGCTTATGAAATCATGACATCATTAGATGTAGACTATGTATTAGTTATTTTTGGTGGAATGATTGGATATTCAGGAGATGATGTTAATAAGTTCCTTTGGATGGTGCGAATTGCTGAAGGTGAACATCCGCAAGATATTCGCGAGAGTGATTATTTTAGTGAAAAGGGAGAATTTCGTGTGGATTCAGAAGGTTCGCCTACTCTCCTAAATTCACTGATGTATAAATTGTGCTATTATCGATTTGGAGAAGTTAAGATTGATTATCGATCGCCGTATGGTTATGATCGTACGCGTAACGCTGAAATAGGAAGTAAAAATTTCCAATTAACATATTTGGAAGAAGCCTACACAACCGAGCATTGGCTTGTTAGAATTTACAg GGTGAAGAaaccaaatgaatttaatagaCCGAGCATTCCAATATCTAAACGAGTTGTTGCACGTAATGCTAATTCATATATCAGTAAAAAG ACACCACGTCGTAAAAAAGGTTATATAAAAGGCCGGCCAACTGTTATTAAAGGACAAAAACCTCAACGAAGAACTACGTAA
- the L(3)l1231 gene encoding zf-C3Hc3H domain-containing lethal (3) L1231 has product MKVPISENSIMDNKLKFSDRLKALLKTEARQDVDPYIFSEPEPFTTASGRNITVVSPKNTKVMQNCRNSKFKGKCMKQRIRITSVPDAEYKIQDRGVELHADCSVGGGGSGSGDGEHINYKFAKAIQQKQHRIGNLQRLRCRRQSRDHTLLYYPRAGDEISDSESSGDEMTVYQRYWFSGESSSTLNRSARLSQLRSQLRRRLLQLHKGGTDSEVLLRDRARCLLEAAYKDPASTARAISGSPSTSKVVNGPLLVGGLCGAEGCQQTCLPCTRHCSRHIMLNGDQLLFEHCTAKFSDNTQCCIPVFDVAHELPLCPEHARKRDNYHRKAQESKPKKARKKPTSPTIPRPKPKSRPKKRKRPPVSKLETKGPTLIHEESQYLNQINSSENQTKTLNNLNTVAQGSSNSANLNLGLGLGLGAGLKVDLGDHEVFPSLDAAEHDFGNVLNNLPADAFNDLFIEGRNGEYEPSREEEEELERALEAVDKDVRNLERMGQTHGLLEPALLAQLMSDIAS; this is encoded by the exons ATGAAGGTCCCTATATCCGAAAACTCAATCATGGACAATAAATTGAAGTTTTCGGATCGCTTAAAGGCTTTACTGAAAACCGAGGCTCGTCAGGATGTTGATCCATACATTTTCAGTGAACCAGAGCCATTCACTACAGCATCGGGAAGGAACATTACAGTAGTGTCACCTAAGAATACTAAAGTAATGCAAAATTGTAGAAATAGTAAGTTTAAAGGGAAATGTATGAAACAAAGAATAAGGATAACATCCGTACCAGATGCTGAATACAAAATTCAAGATCGCGGTGTGGAGTTACATGCTGATTGTAGTGTTGGTGGTGGTGGCAGTGGCAGTGGTGATGGTGAACATATAAATTACAAATTTGCAAAAGCAATACAACAGAAACAACATCGCATTGGGAATTTACAACGATTGAGATGTAGAAGACAAAGTCGGGACCATACGCTATTGTATTATCCTAGAGCCGGAGATGAGATATCAGATAGTGAGTCTAGTGGAGATGAAATGACAGTTTATCAACGATATTGGTTTTCTGGAGAAAGCAGTTCAACATTAAATCGTTCTGCGCGTCTTTCTCAATTGCGTTCTCAGTTGAGGCGAAGATTATTGCAATTACATAAAGGTGGAACAGACTCAGAAGTTTTGTTGCGTGATAGAGCTAGATGTTTGTTGGAAGCTGCTTACAAGGATCCTGCGTCTACTGCAAGAGCTATAAGTGGTTCTCCAAGTACAAGCAAAGTGGTAAATGGACCACTTTTAGTAGGTGGACTCTGTGGTGCTGAAGGATGTCAACAAACATGTTTACCCTGCACCCGTCATTGTTCACGCCACATTATGTTGAATGGAGATCAACTTTTATTTGAACATTGCACTGCCAAATTTAGTGATAATACACAATGTTGTATCCCTGTGTTTGATGTTGCGCACGAATTACCTCTTTGTCCAGAACATGCAAGGAAAAGAGATAACTATCATCGTAAAGCCCAAGAATCTAAACCAAAGAAAGCTCGTAAGAAACCAACATCACCCACAATTCCTAGGCCTAAACCAAAATCCAGGCCAAAAAAACGAAAGCGGCCTCCTGTGAGTAAGCTTGAAACGAAAGGCCCTACTTTGATACACGAAGAGAGTCAATATCTAAATCAGATAAACTCAAGTGAAAATCAGACAAAAACATTGAACAATTTGAACACTGTAGCACAAGGAAGTTCGAATTCTGCTAACTTGAATCTAGGATTAGGGCTTGGCCTCGGAGCAGGACTTAAAGTAGATCTGGGTGATCATGAAGTGTTTCCTTCTCTGGATGCTGCGGAGCACGACTTTGGCAATGTGCTCAATAACTTACCTGCTGATGCTTTTAATGACCTGTTCATTG AAGGTAGGAATGGGGAATATGAACCATCaagggaagaggaagaagaattggaacgagCATTGGAGGCAGTAGACAAGGATGTACGGAATTTGGAAAGAATGGGGCAAACACATGGACTTTTAGAACCAGCTTTGCTGGCTCAACTTATGTCAGACATTGCTTCGTAG
- the LOC143430121 gene encoding protein phosphatase 1 regulatory subunit 36 — MFFKMEERYFIWDEISDGIVLLGTQKTEDEHIKKIKQTPDSVQQSKIYCPHAYLILNFNETLGQREKLKFRKHYLRKVAPNEPDVIILQDIKDLVMFLLVSPISPQFVNFFHLPIIDRFLRAAILYFQYYVLTWEELMKERAATMKKAPNPLAQGYRYRYAEEMQNLRCILGREYADLIVACQDTIQYHHMTSGKKGSQSLTQSQGEKDLRMFEVLICMTQRIVWIALQRKHFNLIEIELHRLFRTEAYNISERRNRGHIQHMLSDDIQVLQGSKRQEKRKLLRNSPLIEDLVYSDCDYRLLSLGMEDNVNDERILYLQHALITEEHKLSELGIKIGILGENRINYDIMLMPIEEEVVDMIQMSEKRKYERKSTKTTLEEDTQVPVICRRLPSFQTKVDLTRDFPMKTFDMLPRGYKTAREEARKKWFVREIKRQGRKEEDTYSIATMLD; from the exons ATGTTTTTTAAAATGGAAGAGAGATATTTTATCTGGGATGAAATTTCTGATGGAATAGTATTACTGGG taCACAGAAGACAGAAGATGAACATATTAAGAAAATTAAACAGACACCTGACTCTGTTCAGCAATCAAAGATATATTGTCCACATGCGTATTTAATCTTAAATTTTAATGAAACCTTGGGTCAACGTGAAAAG TTAAAATTTAGAAAACATTATTTAAGAAAGGTAGCTCCAAATGAACCAGATGTGATTATTTTACAAGACATAAAGGATCTTGTGATGTTCCTATTAGTCAGCCCTATAAGCCCTCAATTTGTAAACTTCTTCCATTTACCAATTATTGACCGCTTTTTAAGAGCTGCTATACTTTATTTTCAATACTACGTATTAACATGGGAAGAATTAATGAAAGAACGTGCAGCTACTATGAAAAAGGCACCGAATCCCTTAGCTCAAGGTTACAGGTATAGATATgcagaagaaatgcaaaatcttCGTTGTATCTTAGGTAGAGAATATGCTGACTTAATAGTAGCTTGCCAAGATACTATTCAATATCATCATATGACAAGTGGAAAGAAAGGATCTCAGTCTCTGACCCAATCACAAGGAGAAAAAGATTTGAGGATGTTTGAAGTGTTAATTTGTATGACACAGCGTATTGTCTGGATAGCTTTACAacgtaaacatttcaatttgattG AAATAGAATTGCATAGATTGTTTAGGACTGAAGCATATAATATATCAGAGAGACGCAATAGGGGTCACATTCAACATATGTTATCTGATGACATTCAAGTACTACAGGGCTCTAAAAGACAAGAGAAGAGAAAATTATTAAGAAATTCTCCTTTAATAGAAGACCTCGTCTATTCAGATTGTGATTATCGACTTCTATCTTTAG GAATGGAAGATAATGTTAATGACGAACGTATCCTTTATTTGCAACATGCTCTTATTACGGAAGAGCATAAATTATCGGAATTGGGAATAAAAATCGGAATTTTAGGAGAAAATAGAATTAACTATGACATAATGCTAATGCCTATAGAAGAAGAAGTGGTGGATATGATTCAAATGTCGGAAAAACGAAAGTATGAAAGAAAAAGTACTAAAACTACATTGGAAGAAGATACA CAAGTACCTGTAATATGTCGAAGACTTCCATCATTTCAAACCAAAGTTGACTTAACTCGAGATTTTCCCATGAAAACATTTGATATGTTACCAAGAGGCTATAAAACTGCACGTGAAGAAGCACGAAAGAAATGGTTCGTTAGAGAAATTAAACGACAAGGACGTAAAGAAGAAGATACATATTCAATAGCAACAATGTTAGATTAA